A stretch of the Neodiprion lecontei isolate iyNeoLeco1 chromosome 4, iyNeoLeco1.1, whole genome shotgun sequence genome encodes the following:
- the LOC107228131 gene encoding protein THEM6 gives MVCLFYNILAIVAAMYSLFDVNYFVRLLFTTLWRRIIPRKKKRFSEDIRTYGFCTTNDVDFFMTHMNNARFLRELDFSRIDFYHRTGLYEGVVSRKATVLQGATTVRYRKPLPIFAFYQVTTRLVYCDDKAIYLEHKFITLSDNFVRAIAISKQNITGLEVTVSELISIVDPESLQLEAPEDLKHWLEYINASSEKLKKSD, from the exons ATGGTGTGTCTATTTTATAACATCCTTGCCATTGTGGCAGCGATGTACAGCCTCTTTGATGTCAACTACTTTGTTCGCCTCTTATTCACAACTCTCTGGAGAAGGATCATAccgagaaagaagaaaaggttctCTGAAGATATTCGTACTTACG GATTTTGCACTACCAACGACGTGGATTTCTTCATGACGCACATGAATAATGCACGATTTCTGAGGGAGCTGGATTTTTCTCGGATCGACTTTTACCACCGAACAGGGCTATACGAAGGTGTCGTCTCAAGGAAGGCTACCGTTCTTCAAGGCGCAACGACCGTCAGATACCGAAAGCCATTGCCGATTTTTGCATTCTACCAAGTTACGACAAGg TTGGTGTATTGCGACGATAAAGCAATCTATCTGGAGCACAAATTTATCACCCTTTCGGACAACTTCGTACGGGCAATAGCAATCAGCAAGCAAAATATAACAGGTCTGGAAGTAACCGTTTCGGAACTTATAAGCATCGTTGATCCGGAGTCGCTCCAGCTGGAAGCACCGGAAGATTTGAAACATTGGCTGGAATACATCAACGCTTCTTCggagaaactgaaaaaatccGATTAG
- the LOC107228130 gene encoding protein THEM6, with protein sequence MFCYCTVAIVAILYMLFDVNYFLRIAFTLSWGRLFQKKKKLFEETTIHGICTTQDVDLFFRNMNIARYVRELDFARFHYYDRSGVYGAIHAKGGSAVQSAASVRYRRALPIFTPYKVTTKLIYWDDKNFYLEQQLISLPDNFIRTIVLSKQSVTGLKIPVSEIIAKVEEGAKRPELSKDLRLWLESMEESSQKLKKQN encoded by the exons ATGTTCTGCTACTGCACCGTAGCCATAGTTGCAATTCTGTATATGCTTTTTGACGTCAATTACTTTCTGAGAATAGCGTTCACTCTCAGTTGGGGAAGgctttttcaaaaaaagaagaaattgttCGAAGAGACGACTATTCACG GCATATGCACGACCCAGGATGTAGACCTCTTCTTCAGAAACATGAATATCGCAAGGTACGTCAGAGAACTGGACTTCGCCCGGTTCCACTACTACGACAGATCTGGAGTATACGGTGCGATCCATGCCAAAGGCGGAAGCGCGGTTCAAAGTGCCGCATCTGTACGTTACAGAAGAGCACTTCCAATATTTACGCCGTACAAGGTCACCACAAAG ttaatTTACTGGGACGATAAGAATTTCTACCTAGAGCAGCAGTTGATCAGTTTGCCCGACAATTTCATCCGCACGATCGTTTTAAGCAAGCAAAGTGTAACCGGTCTTAAAATCCCAGTATCGGAAATCATCGCCAAAGTCGAAGAGGGAGCAAAGAGGCCGGAACTATCGAAAGATTTAAGACTGTGGCTGGAATCGATGGAGGAATCCTcgcaaaaattgaagaaacagAATTAA